The following proteins are encoded in a genomic region of Zea mays cultivar B73 chromosome 9, Zm-B73-REFERENCE-NAM-5.0, whole genome shotgun sequence:
- the LOC109942338 gene encoding uncharacterized protein — protein MATSDKKTRGYVPWNDEMDKVLLDTFVDYYNKGDRCQNGWKSHVYTTAVKNVCGKCNVTIIKENISSRSKTFDKHYNIVNGLLSTSGFGWDWEKNKLKVDSDTICDEYVERNKEAKGYRHKIVKFWDLLSLVYNKDQANGEGAKITAESSKEMAKENDTGGKDAPYSVSSSSSLKRQRSDDSFNSMWCDKFDMLTSALKDDGPKLPSSAKVLAALQEVEGLDEDT, from the exons ATGGCTACATCG GACAAGAAAACAAGGGGCTACGTTCCTTGGAATGATGAGATGGATAAGGTACTCCTTGATACATTTGTGGACTATTACAATAAAGGTGATAGATGTCAGAATGGGTGGAAGTCTCATGTATACACAACTGCTGTGAAGAATGTTTGTGGGAAGTGTAATGTCACCATTATAAAGGAAAATATTAGCTCTCGCAGCAAGACCTTTGATAAGCACTACAATATCGTTAATGGTTTGTTGTCCACTAGTGGTTTTGGATGGGATTGGGAGAAGAACAAGCTCAAAGTTGATAGTGACACTATATGTGATGAGTACGTTGAG AGGAATAAGGAAGCAAAAGGATATAGACATAAGATTGTGAAGTTTTGGGATCTACTCAGCCTAGTGTACAATAAAGACCAAGCAAATGGAGAGGGTGCTAAAATAACAGCTGAAAGTTCAAAGGAAATGGCAAAAGAGAATGATACTGGAGGCAAGGATGCTCCATATTCTGTATCTTCCTCGAGTAGTTTAAAAAGACAGAGATCAGATGATTCATTTAACTCTATGTGGTGTGATAAGTTTGACATGCTTACATCTGCATTGAAAGATGACGGTCCAAAGCTACCCTCTTCGGCCAAAGTTCTCGCCGCATTACAAGAGGTTGAGGGACTTGATGAAGACACATAA
- the LOC100193995 gene encoding Conserved oligomeric Golgi complex subunit 7, translating into MVVVDASEFGAEGFDPKRWINAALDARHPSEPLDRFLADAEERLRSAADDAAAALERDSGDALRRVPLACRDALRLRDDAVALRSHLASVLQSLSLAEGSSAESIAALARIDTVKQRMEAAYTTLQDAAGLAQLSQSVEDVFSSGNLPKAAETLATMRHCLSAVGEVAEFANVRKQLEVLEERLDEMVQPRLVDALSNRKVDAVQDLRGILIRINRFKSLEVQYTKIHVKPLKKLWDDFELKQRSSKVDMEKLSGESISGLSFSSWLPNFYDETLLYLEQEWKWCLTAFPDEYKSLVPKVLTETMSELNSSFVSRINIATGDVIPETRSIAKGILDVLSGDLPKSTKLQNKHLQALIELHNMTGTFARNIQYLFSESDLAVVLNTLKAIYSPYETFKARYGQMERAILSAEMTSIDIRGAVPRGVGAQGIELSETVRRMEESIPEMIVLLEAAVERCISLTGGSEADELVLALDDVMLQYISNLQETLKSLRIICGLDSDALKKDAGLEKKEVQRLVDVSEEEEWSIVQGALQILTVADCLTSRTSVFEASLRATLARIGTNFSVSGFGSSLDKSPAATADENADLSFAGRAALDIAAIRLSDLPDKSKKFLTVLEQSKDPRFHALPLTSQRVAAFSDTVNELVYDVLISKVRQRLSEVARLPIWSSVEEQGGLPLPSFSAYPQAYVTSVGEYLLTLPQQLEPLAEGISGNEAGNDEAQFFATEWIFKVAEGATALFMEQLRGIHYITDRGSQQLAADIEYLNNVLSALSMPIPPFLSTFHACVSTPRDQVRDLIKSDGASQLDLPTTHLVCKIRRITLD; encoded by the exons ATGGTGGTCGTGGACGCGTCGGAGTTCGGGGCGGAGGGCTTCGACCCGAAGCGGTGGATCAACGCGGCGCTGGACGCGCGGCACCCGTCGGAGCCTCTCGATCGCTTCCTCGCCGACGCCGAGGAGCGCCTGCGTTCCGCGGCCGACGACGCCGCGGCCGCGCTCGAGAGGGATAGCGGCGACGCCCTCCGCCGCGTCCCGTTGGCATGCCGCGACGCGCTGCGCCTCCGCGACGACGCCGTCGCCCTACGCTCCCACCTCGCCTCCGTCCTCCAGTCCCTCTCCCTG GCTGAGGGCTCATCCGCAGAATCAATAGCTGCACTAGCGCGTATTGACACTGTGAAACAGCGCATGGAAGCCGCATACACAACATTGCAG GATGCTGCTGGGTTAGCTCAGTTGAGCCAGAGTGTTGAGGATGTGTTTTCTAGTGGCAATCTTCCAAAAGCTGCAGAAACCCTGGCAACTATGAGACATTGCTTGTCAGCAGTTGGAGAG GTTGCCGAGTTTGCAAACGTCAGAAAACAACTTGAAGTATTGGAAGAAAGGCTAGATGAAATGGTGCAGCCTCGATTAGTAGATGCACTTTCTAATCGCAAG GTTGATGCCGTGCAAGATCTTCGTGGTATACTGATCCGTATCAATAGGTTCAAGTCACTGGAAGTGCAATACACTAAGATCCATGTTAAGCCTCTAAAGAAACTCTGGGATGATTTTGAGCTAAAGCAAAGATCCAGCAAGGTAGACATGGAGAAACTCAGTGGTGAAAGCATTAGTGGCCTCTCATTCTCTAGTTGGCTGCCTAATTTCTATGATGAGACACTGCTTTACCTTGAACAAGAGTGGAAGTG GTGCTTGACTGCTTTCCCTGACGAATACAAATCACTTGTACCAAAAGTACTTACTGAGACCATGAGTGAGTTGAATTCAAGCTTTGTCTCTCGTATAAATATAGCAACCGGGGATGTTATTCCTGAAACCAGATCTATTGCCAAAG GTATATTGGATGTTCTATCAGGTGACTTACCAAAAAGCACCAAATTGCAGAATAAGCATCTTCAAGCGCTAATTGAACTGCACAATATGACTGGCACTTTTGCTAGGAACATTCAGTACTTATTTTCAGAATCAGATCTTGCAGTTGTGCTGAATACTTTGAAAGCTATTTATTCTCCATATGAAACCTTTAAAGCAAG GTATGGGCAGATGGAGCGTGCTATACTCTCTGCTGAGATGACAAGTATCGACATCCGTGGGGCCGTCCCTCGTGGTGTTGGTGCACAGGGTATAGAGCTGAGCGAAACTGTCCGCAGAATGGAGGAATCCATCCCAGAAATGATAGTACTCCTTGAGGCAGCTGTGGAGAGATGCATTAGTCTGACTGGTGGTTCAGAAGCAGATGAACTGGTACTGGCTCTTGATGACGTCATGCTGCAGTACATATCTAATCTCCAAGAAACATTGAAGTCCCTGAGGATAATCTGTGGACTGGATAGTGATGCCTTGAAAAAAGATGCAGGTTTAGAGAAAAAGGAAGTACAACGATTGGTGGATGTTTCTGAAGAGGAAGAATGGTCTATTGTCCAAGGTGCTTTGCAAATTCTTACAGTTGCTGATTGCCTAACTAGCAGAACCTCAGTCTTTGAAGCTTCTTTAAGAGCTACACTTGCCAGGATTGGAACAAACTTTTCTGTTTCTGGATTTGGCTCAAGCCTGGATAAATCACCTGCAGCAACTGCTGATGAGAATGCAGACTTGTCTTTTGCTGGGAGGGCTGCGCTGGACATTGCAGCTATTCGCTTAAGTGATCTGCCAGATAAGTCTAAGAAGTTCTTAACTGTGCTAGAACAG TCAAAAGATCCAAGATTCCATGCTCTTCCTCTCACATCACAAAGAGTTGCAGCCTTCTCAGACACAGTAAATGAACTCGTCTATGATGTGCTCATATCTAAGGTTCGGCAGCGTCTCAGTGAGGTCGCACGCCTTCCAATCTGGTCATCCGTGGAGGAACAGGGTGGTCTTCCTCTTCCAAGCTTCAGTGCCTACCCGCAAGCATACGTGACCAGCGTTGGGGAGTATCTCCTCACTTTACCACAGCAGCTGGAGCCACTCGCGGAAGGTATCTCAGGCAATGAGGCTGGCAACGATGAGGCCCAGTTCTTTGCCACCGAGTGGATTTTTAAG GTCGCCGAAGGTGCCACTGCTTTGTTCATGGAGCAGCTCCGAGGAATCCA